A genomic stretch from Paraburkholderia dioscoreae includes:
- a CDS encoding electron transfer flavoprotein subunit beta/FixA family protein, with protein MKVLVAVKRVVDFNVKVRVKSDGSGVELSNVKMSINPFDEIAVEEAVRLREKGVVSEVIAVSCGTNASQETLRTAMAIGADRGILVETDAQLQPLAVAKLLKVLVDKEQPQLVILGKQAIDNDCNQTGQMLAALAGFAQATFASRVELSNDCVTVTREIDGGLETLRLKLPAVVTSDLRLNEPRYATLPNIMKAKKKPLDVVTPEQLGVDVAPRLTALSTTEPAGRSAGVKVPDVAALVAKLKNEAKVI; from the coding sequence ATGAAAGTATTGGTCGCGGTGAAACGCGTGGTGGACTTCAACGTCAAGGTTCGGGTCAAATCCGACGGCTCGGGCGTCGAGTTGTCGAACGTCAAGATGAGCATCAATCCGTTCGATGAAATCGCCGTCGAGGAAGCGGTCCGCTTGAGGGAAAAGGGCGTGGTCAGCGAAGTGATCGCAGTGTCGTGCGGCACGAACGCCTCGCAGGAAACCTTGCGCACGGCAATGGCGATCGGCGCGGATCGCGGCATTCTGGTCGAAACAGACGCGCAGCTGCAGCCGCTCGCAGTGGCCAAGCTGCTGAAGGTGCTGGTCGACAAGGAGCAGCCGCAACTGGTGATTCTCGGCAAGCAAGCCATCGACAACGACTGCAACCAGACCGGCCAGATGCTGGCGGCGCTAGCGGGTTTTGCACAGGCCACGTTTGCGAGCCGGGTGGAACTGTCGAACGACTGCGTGACCGTCACACGTGAAATCGATGGCGGACTCGAGACCTTGCGGCTCAAGCTGCCGGCGGTGGTCACGAGCGATCTGCGCCTGAACGAGCCGCGCTATGCGACGCTGCCCAACATCATGAAGGCGAAGAAAAAGCCGCTGGATGTCGTCACACCGGAACAACTGGGCGTGGATGTCGCGCCGCGTCTGACCGCGCTCAGCACGACGGAACCGGCCGGGCGCAGCGCAGGCGTGAAGGTGCCCGACGTCGCGGCGCTGGTCGCGAAGCTGAAGAACGAAGCGAAAGTCATCTGA
- a CDS encoding electron transfer flavoprotein subunit alpha/FixB family protein, producing the protein MTASNQVLVVAEHDQVSIRTATLNTVAAALQCGAEVHVLVAGHDAVGAAKAAGAIGGVARVLHADAPQLANGLAENIAAQVVALAAGYSHILFPATSAGKNVAPRVAALLDVAQVSDIVRVMSPDTFQRPVYAGNALVTVQSRDPVKVLTVRATGFDAVAAVGGAAQIETRVAVADSGLSTFVERVVAKSDRPELGDAQIVVSGGRALGSNEKFTEVLTPLADKLGAALGASRAAVDAGFAPNDWQVGQTGKIVAPQLYVACGISGAIQHLAGMKDSKVIVAINKDPEAPIFSIADYGLEADLFDAVPQLVDAI; encoded by the coding sequence ATGACTGCATCCAATCAAGTGCTGGTCGTGGCCGAACACGACCAGGTTTCGATCAGAACGGCCACGCTGAACACGGTTGCGGCCGCGCTTCAATGCGGCGCCGAGGTTCATGTGCTCGTGGCTGGACATGACGCGGTCGGCGCGGCGAAAGCCGCCGGCGCGATCGGGGGCGTCGCGCGCGTCCTGCATGCGGACGCGCCGCAACTCGCTAACGGTCTCGCCGAAAACATCGCGGCTCAGGTTGTCGCGTTGGCCGCCGGTTACAGCCACATCCTGTTTCCGGCCACCAGCGCAGGCAAGAACGTCGCTCCGCGTGTCGCGGCGCTGCTCGACGTGGCGCAAGTCTCGGATATCGTTCGGGTCATGAGCCCGGACACGTTCCAGCGTCCTGTCTACGCCGGCAATGCGCTGGTGACGGTGCAAAGCCGCGATCCGGTGAAGGTGCTGACCGTGCGCGCGACGGGGTTCGATGCCGTAGCGGCCGTAGGCGGTGCGGCTCAGATTGAAACACGTGTAGCGGTAGCGGACAGTGGTCTGTCCACCTTCGTCGAACGCGTGGTCGCGAAAAGCGACCGGCCTGAACTCGGTGATGCGCAGATCGTCGTGAGCGGTGGCCGTGCGCTCGGCAGCAACGAGAAATTCACCGAAGTCCTCACGCCGCTTGCCGACAAGCTCGGTGCCGCGCTCGGCGCGAGCCGCGCGGCGGTCGATGCGGGGTTCGCGCCGAACGACTGGCAAGTCGGTCAGACGGGCAAGATCGTCGCGCCGCAACTGTATGTGGCGTGCGGTATCTCGGGCGCTATCCAGCATCTGGCGGGAATGAAGGATTCGAAGGTTATTGTCGCGATCAACAAGGATCCGGAGGCACCGATTTTCAGCATTGCCGACTACGGGCTGGAAGCCGATCTGTTCGATGCGGTGCCGCAACTGGTCGACGCGATCTGA
- a CDS encoding MBL fold metallo-hydrolase, with protein MTDHTLVTQAGNAPPSVSYPFDPPPTCGNALEVAPGVRWIRMPLPYSLDHINVWTIADGEGCAIVDTGARTDAATALWRRFCSESSLTRPVTRVFVTHMHPDHVGMAGWLTRTFDCRLWMTRLEYLNCRVAASDTGREAPADGVDFYRRAGWSTAAIEVYRARFGRFGQHIHALPDSFRRLHDAEEIAIGRHAWRVIVGTGHSPEHACLYCPELKLFISGDQVLPRISSNVSVYPLEPDANPMAGWYASIAKLKEQVPDDVLVLPAHNDCFHGLHARLDHLRRSQDRSLDRLRQALGEPRRAVDVFGALFARKVGEEDMSQMSLATGESLACLNYLIGRGEVQRELRDDGTNWYSLVS; from the coding sequence ATGACCGATCACACCCTCGTCACGCAAGCCGGCAATGCGCCGCCTTCCGTGAGCTATCCCTTCGATCCGCCTCCAACCTGCGGAAACGCGCTGGAGGTGGCGCCAGGCGTGCGCTGGATTCGCATGCCGCTGCCCTACTCGCTCGACCACATCAACGTGTGGACGATCGCGGACGGCGAAGGCTGCGCTATCGTCGACACAGGCGCGCGCACGGATGCGGCAACAGCCTTATGGCGCCGCTTTTGCAGCGAGTCTTCGCTGACGCGCCCTGTCACGCGCGTTTTCGTCACGCATATGCACCCCGATCACGTGGGCATGGCGGGCTGGCTCACGCGGACTTTCGACTGTCGGCTGTGGATGACGCGCCTCGAATACCTCAATTGCCGTGTTGCCGCGTCGGACACCGGTCGCGAGGCGCCCGCCGACGGCGTGGACTTCTACCGTCGCGCAGGCTGGAGCACGGCGGCAATCGAGGTCTATCGCGCACGCTTCGGCCGCTTCGGGCAGCATATTCACGCACTGCCGGACAGCTTCCGGCGCCTGCATGACGCGGAGGAAATCGCGATTGGCCGGCACGCGTGGCGTGTGATCGTCGGCACCGGCCATTCGCCTGAGCACGCGTGTCTGTATTGTCCCGAACTGAAGTTGTTCATTTCCGGCGACCAGGTACTGCCGCGAATCTCATCGAATGTATCGGTGTATCCGCTCGAACCGGACGCCAATCCGATGGCGGGCTGGTATGCGTCGATTGCAAAGCTGAAGGAGCAGGTTCCGGACGACGTGCTCGTGCTGCCGGCCCATAACGACTGCTTCCACGGCCTGCACGCGCGGCTGGATCATCTGCGACGCAGCCAGGATCGCAGCCTCGACCGGTTGCGGCAAGCGCTCGGCGAACCTCGGCGCGCCGTCGACGTGTTCGGGGCGCTATTTGCGCGCAAGGTCGGCGAAGAGGATATGTCGCAAATGAGCCTCGCGACGGGTGAAAGCCTGGCATGCCTGAACTATCTGATCGGACGTGGCGAAGTTCAACGCGAACTTCGCGATGATGGGACGAACTGGTATTCGCTGGTGTCGTAA
- a CDS encoding SDR family NAD(P)-dependent oxidoreductase produces MGKLDGKVALVTGSGRGIGRAIAEKLASEGARLVINDLDADPAHETVEALRKMGTEAVACVGNVGSPDFADRFINTAMSTYKGIDIIVNNAGYTWDDVIQKMTDEQWYAIIDCHMTAPFRILRAAYPHVKALHAADKEAGRDVYRKIVNISSTSALNGNAGQMNYSSAKAGVIGMTRALSREWGRFNVNVNCVAFGLIHTRMTTADAHAGATVKIEGRDIRVGVNPEALKMHAQRNPLGRGGTPEEAAGGVYLFCSPESNYITGQTIAVAGNLQ; encoded by the coding sequence ATGGGAAAGCTTGACGGCAAAGTGGCGCTCGTCACCGGTTCGGGTCGCGGCATCGGCCGTGCGATCGCCGAGAAACTGGCGAGCGAAGGCGCACGCCTCGTCATTAACGACCTCGACGCCGACCCGGCGCACGAAACGGTCGAAGCATTGAGGAAAATGGGCACGGAAGCCGTGGCCTGCGTCGGCAACGTGGGCTCGCCGGACTTCGCCGATCGCTTCATCAATACGGCGATGAGCACGTACAAGGGCATCGACATCATCGTCAACAATGCGGGTTACACGTGGGACGACGTGATCCAGAAGATGACCGACGAACAGTGGTACGCAATCATCGACTGCCACATGACCGCGCCGTTCCGCATCCTGCGCGCCGCCTATCCGCATGTGAAAGCCCTTCACGCCGCCGACAAGGAGGCCGGCCGCGACGTGTACCGCAAGATCGTCAACATCTCGTCGACCTCCGCACTCAACGGCAACGCCGGACAGATGAACTACTCGTCGGCCAAGGCCGGCGTGATCGGCATGACGCGCGCACTGAGCCGTGAGTGGGGGCGCTTCAACGTCAACGTCAACTGCGTCGCGTTCGGCCTGATCCATACCCGCATGACGACCGCCGATGCGCATGCGGGCGCGACCGTGAAGATCGAAGGACGCGACATTCGAGTGGGCGTCAATCCCGAGGCCCTCAAGATGCACGCGCAGCGCAATCCGCTCGGTCGCGGCGGCACGCCCGAAGAAGCAGCGGGCGGCGTCTACCTGTTCTGCTCGCCCGAATCGAACTACATCACCGGTCAAACCATCGCGGTCGCGGGTAATCTGCAGTAG
- a CDS encoding MaoC family dehydratase: protein MSTSSFNEVKVGDTLPPLTLAPIDRTTLALFAGASGDHNAVHIDLDFARRSGMPDVFAHGMLSMAYLGRLLNAWVDQRQLRQFGVRFVGITHLGHRITCSGRVVEKFEAEGERRVKVEIQTANQYGEPRVLGDAVIAL, encoded by the coding sequence ATGAGCACATCGAGCTTCAACGAGGTCAAGGTCGGCGACACGCTGCCGCCGCTGACGCTCGCGCCCATCGACCGCACGACGCTAGCGCTCTTTGCCGGCGCTTCGGGCGATCACAACGCGGTCCACATCGACCTCGACTTCGCGCGCCGCAGCGGCATGCCGGACGTATTCGCTCACGGCATGCTGTCGATGGCGTACCTCGGCCGTTTGCTGAACGCCTGGGTCGATCAGCGGCAACTGCGGCAATTCGGCGTGCGCTTTGTCGGCATCACGCATCTCGGACACCGGATCACGTGCAGTGGCCGGGTCGTCGAGAAGTTCGAGGCCGAAGGCGAGCGCCGCGTGAAAGTGGAGATTCAAACGGCCAATCAATATGGCGAACCGCGCGTCCTCGGCGACGCTGTGATCGCCTTGTAA
- a CDS encoding MaoC family dehydratase N-terminal domain-containing protein: MIDKKHIGKVIPAFRTVAEAGRLRFFAKATGETNPVYFDESAARDAGHPNLPLPPTFLFSLELEQPDKSWRDEIGIQVARILHGEQSFTYHRMAYAGDVLLFECRIADIYDKKGGALDFVVRETRVTNQKGEHVADMRSVLVHRNG; the protein is encoded by the coding sequence ATGATCGATAAAAAACACATCGGCAAAGTGATTCCCGCGTTTCGCACCGTGGCCGAAGCGGGTCGGTTGCGATTCTTCGCCAAGGCAACCGGCGAAACCAACCCGGTCTACTTCGACGAATCCGCGGCCCGCGACGCGGGCCACCCGAATCTGCCCTTGCCGCCCACCTTTCTGTTCTCACTCGAACTGGAGCAGCCGGACAAAAGCTGGCGCGACGAGATCGGCATTCAGGTCGCGCGCATTCTGCACGGTGAACAGTCATTCACCTATCACCGGATGGCCTACGCCGGCGACGTGCTGCTGTTCGAATGCCGCATCGCCGACATTTACGACAAGAAAGGCGGCGCACTCGATTTCGTGGTGCGCGAGACACGCGTGACCAACCAGAAAGGCGAGCATGTGGCCGACATGCGCAGCGTGCTGGTACACCGCAACGGCTGA